In bacterium, one DNA window encodes the following:
- a CDS encoding putative Ig domain-containing protein — protein MKSVFTRASFLSLLCLMTTALLLLGATTVGAQPSGCPTGMTGFWRFDESIGGPYDDYYGINDAICTNCPATATGKLGNAIDFDGVNVRVDIPDDGSFDWSATTSFTIEFWMRSNGCSCTQTGYDCNQVIAGRVAAGWWIGVNCQTVPAGNTNKLRCYFGTSGADLYSNASVNDDVWHHVVFVFDATAGEYRLFIDGVLDNSVSAAGGNRVGAGPLQLGYYSTAYQYAGLLDEFALYNSALTDLEIENHFSASATGQGYCDAPTLTAIVSTPVTAATVGTVYNYDVDAVGSPIPTYSLLLAPTGMTIDETSGVISWTPQYVGTFDVQVRASNTESSDEQAFSVKVDPACFCTPGLTHYWKLDEMTGNTFADCQGGHNANCGNCPTPIGGHIGGAQAFDRTDDGLSVLDDGSLDWSATDSYSIEFWMNESSVCGGTVQANNEVIVGRSGAGWWVGVNCESPLPVQRIRAYLQGTELFSTTVVNDGLWHHIVFVRDAVAGAFTLYVDGVAEATLVTAGKNLVGNDSLTIGYFNGPALGKYRYGGILDELAFYGNALTEQTIDEHYNHGVGGRYCYGCGDADASGAVTVSDVVYLINFIFSGGNAPQPLASGDADCSGFITISDAVYLIGFIFSGGPAPCATCP, from the coding sequence ATGAAATCAGTGTTCACGCGGGCAAGCTTCCTCAGTTTGCTCTGTTTAATGACGACTGCCCTTCTGCTCCTGGGAGCCACGACAGTTGGAGCGCAACCAAGCGGTTGCCCGACCGGGATGACCGGCTTTTGGAGGTTTGATGAAAGCATTGGTGGACCGTACGACGATTACTACGGCATTAATGATGCAATCTGCACCAACTGCCCGGCAACTGCCACGGGAAAGCTCGGCAATGCTATTGATTTTGACGGCGTCAACGTTCGAGTGGACATTCCTGATGACGGCAGCTTCGATTGGAGCGCGACGACAAGTTTCACGATCGAGTTCTGGATGCGGTCAAACGGATGCAGTTGCACCCAAACGGGATATGACTGCAATCAGGTAATTGCCGGTCGCGTCGCCGCTGGATGGTGGATTGGTGTCAACTGCCAGACCGTTCCGGCAGGAAACACGAATAAGCTGCGCTGTTACTTCGGAACCAGCGGGGCTGATTTGTACAGCAATGCTTCTGTCAATGATGATGTTTGGCATCATGTCGTCTTTGTATTTGACGCAACAGCTGGTGAATACCGTCTGTTCATTGACGGCGTACTTGACAATAGCGTTTCGGCAGCTGGCGGCAATCGTGTTGGTGCCGGACCGCTGCAACTGGGATACTACTCAACTGCATACCAATATGCCGGGCTACTGGACGAGTTTGCGCTTTATAACAGTGCTCTCACAGACTTAGAAATAGAGAATCACTTTTCAGCCAGTGCTACCGGCCAAGGTTATTGTGACGCTCCGACGCTCACCGCAATCGTCTCTACACCTGTAACAGCAGCAACCGTTGGCACGGTATACAACTACGACGTTGATGCCGTTGGCTCGCCGATACCGACCTACTCGTTGCTGTTAGCCCCGACAGGCATGACAATCGACGAAACCTCAGGAGTGATCAGTTGGACACCCCAGTATGTTGGGACCTTCGATGTCCAAGTGCGGGCGAGCAATACTGAAAGCAGCGATGAGCAGGCGTTTTCGGTCAAGGTAGACCCTGCCTGTTTCTGCACACCTGGGTTAACGCACTATTGGAAGCTTGATGAGATGACCGGCAACACTTTCGCAGACTGTCAGGGTGGACACAATGCGAATTGTGGCAACTGTCCTACCCCAATTGGTGGACATATTGGAGGCGCTCAGGCATTTGACCGGACAGATGACGGACTGAGTGTACTGGACGACGGCAGTTTGGATTGGAGCGCGACGGACAGCTACTCAATCGAATTCTGGATGAACGAATCCTCTGTTTGCGGCGGTACAGTACAAGCCAATAACGAAGTCATTGTCGGGCGTTCCGGAGCCGGATGGTGGGTCGGCGTCAATTGCGAGTCGCCGCTGCCGGTGCAGAGGATACGCGCTTACTTGCAAGGGACAGAGCTATTCAGCACCACAGTCGTAAACGATGGTCTGTGGCACCACATCGTATTCGTTCGCGACGCGGTCGCTGGCGCATTCACGCTCTATGTTGATGGAGTTGCGGAGGCGACGCTGGTTACGGCGGGAAAGAACCTTGTCGGAAATGATTCCCTGACGATTGGTTACTTCAACGGTCCGGCACTGGGCAAGTATCGCTACGGCGGCATTCTTGATGAACTGGCATTTTACGGCAATGCGCTTACTGAACAGACAATTGATGAGCACTACAACCACGGCGTAGGCGGCCGCTACTGCTACGGTTGCGGTGATGCCGACGCGAGCGGGGCTGTTACAGTCTCTGATGTTGTGTATTTAATCAACTTCATCTTTTCGGGTGGAAATGCCCCACAGCCACTTGCCTCTGGCGATGCTGATTGCAGCGGTTTCATCACGATTTCGGATGCTGTCTATTTGATAGGATTCATTTTTAGCGGTGGGCCCGCGCCCTGTGCTACGTGTCCATAA